A DNA window from Setaria viridis chromosome 2, Setaria_viridis_v4.0, whole genome shotgun sequence contains the following coding sequences:
- the LOC117844978 gene encoding uncharacterized protein isoform X2 produces MQKYINFLEAEVLPSTSEHSRPRVQLKRADIWLGFKSLLGFLEAPAFEDGILEKYPVFLNIVLNHVSDDTSDLSCAVSCLKASFEMLGCKLWLRTTLSPSVMRNTLLGHCFHTRDEKSHKEIFDLFLPFLQSLEALQDGEHEKQRRNILYFLLHQVTRSSNFSALMRKNATKIALLIVQRGYTMCPPCPPTECAHMWGPSLISSIEDTCLHSSLRQPALGLIYIIIISDASALISYKLKYESVKKDNISNSVMFADDDDELPFSHDAEEKSQSCWNDFNVLNKLASRECKDWKCIPLLWYLTMVQLEPSKLPIAFSKAVLWGLSHISVLEPGLATESSVPVNVWLSSHVGEVSSTFTWQVPNGADDGGSGKDCINTLKVSQFCVLLLKVFKRLSIHVMTQIEQRGLQKQWTWEPMMGESLILVLVDNNDDVRQVGRAILEHVSQARGLTSGLQFLCSSASSLSAVFLGLRYAVQLVGTRSVLADFHTFHHLFFVMCKLLKEVVAQKPPVAQPGKPSEGGFLRQPYSSVLGSPPEHVVDVTNWEKFCTLLSATLWPFISTCLREGKELIGTKQCQISCVRLLELLPLVYERVSINCRTQSCSMTTMFQDPMDIAWFLHLIHWGKSSLLVIIRHWKQCVLSLLKELKGSYSGTGTIQRYIEDLDNIISHDAVNIDELEESVSNLKLALSKEAPATVKRGELIDAPMFKEPIVSVPSPVQGRHTGMDNVVNVESTKPSCSPDIHEIILLSDSEDNLAAADVSSEEVLSSVMENDASTTSNTSKEVKRPEQRMLTEARHVPLKPQISTPASNISASSRPISTDSRGNIAASKRLDGMKKMRLPTNANNNSFLPKLVKSSVSGTSQPQRPNLSSGTEKFKSIFRDISDDEDDPLDHALDNFQKPQIPSAKPSILVPKRQVVQLPVPVGRRQGSGCKVTSTRRLQPPKLGSWFKNILEMDYFTVVGLSSSEVVKMPALKEIPVCFDSQAQYVEIFQPLVLEEFKAQLQNSYVETPLDDMICGCISILSVERVDEFLIVRARPENSQSIKFKGCMENDLILLTKDSLKDPEQQVHVLGKVERRESDKNKALIFVIKFFLSSNNARLNKAKRLLVERSKWFLNRVMSMTPQIREFSALSSLNDIPVLPAILNPVSCAESYHKSGKVHLDRLAHPLRKVLKSSYNESQLQAVSIAIGSTSSKTKFDLSLIQGPPGTGKTRTIVAIVSALLSVHADNSYKLSRNESVNSTDSTKPRAKISESAAVTRAWQDAALAKQLEKDSQTECPGTTERFAKGRALICAQSNAAVDELVSRLSEGLYGTDGNMYRPYIVRVGNAKTVHSNSLPFFIDTLVEQRLSDELKTNNDGKNSSDGESSSSLRANLEKIVDRIRHYESRRKLIESDKSEDGSPVADEDEVDEVSDEALGGKLNFLYAQKRKVSAELATAHAREKKIADENKFLKHKVRKSILGEAEIIVTTLSGCGGDIYGVCSETASSNKYGTFSEHALFDVVVIDEAAQALEPATLIPLQLLKSRGTKCIMVGDPKQLPATVMSGLASKFLYECSMFERLQRAGYPVIMLTKQYRMHPEISRFPSLHFYENKLLDGAEMAEKSASFHDHDYLGPYMFFDIADGREHCGRNAATQSLCNEFEADAALEILTFLKKRYPLEFSSRKIGIITPYRSQLSLLRSRFTSYFGPEIVAEMEINTVDGFQGREVDILVLSTVRASNSSDERHRTGEARSIGFVADVRRMNVALTRARLSLWIVGNARTLRINSHWDSLVRNAEERNLFISIKRPYRLIFEEVQPHSRDIHGTTGNYHTSHLKKKDNGKAAMMSSKRVDARLQKEQSTHAARNVEKDGKRPKEKSKWASCWDQKVPRAQESSVRSFVDRSEKQNSNMRSTKSSWQENTDQDSVMRNQMEVKKSTVHNDNHLELSKGLAKGGSLEGSSVRRQMELNIPVEQNVCKETNKASSNQDLFQNPKGSLKHGLDLKSASKKDDVSPPAVPDLQKLIQTAKGARKFSEKPRCDNPNKVGRSVKHDGILDPANKNGACPPTNPDTKMADKAKRRRFSEEPRPGNPTQVDPSRPSHFNEASSHVPELKKSQSTKLTSKNDLIAERKRQREDVDSLLSSALISSSTHRTKKKK; encoded by the exons ATGCAAAAGTATATTAACTTTTTGGAAGCGGAAGTTCTTCCATCTACTTCAGAACATTCAAGGCCTAGGGTGCAGCTGAAAAGAGCTGACATATGGCTTGGATTTAAATCACT CCTTGGATTTCTTGAGGCGCCAGCTTTTGAAGATGGAATTCTGGAAAAGTACCCTGTATTCCTGAATATTGTACTTAACCATGTCAGTGATGACACATCTGATTTGTCGTGTGCTGTAAGTTGCCTCAAAGCTTCATTTGAAATGCTTG GTTGCAAACTTTGGTTGAGAACAACACTATCACCTAGTGTTATGCGAAACACATTATTAGGTCACTGTTTCCATACCCGAGATGAGAAAAGTCACAAGGAAATTTTTGATCTTTTCCTCCCATTTCTTCAG TCACTTGAAGCACTACAAGACGGTGAGCATGAAAAGCAAAGGAGGAACATCCTATattttcttcttcatcaagtcACCCGGAGTAGTAATTTCAGTGCTCTGATGAGAAAAAACGCCACTAAG ATTGCCCTTCTTATTGTTCAAAGAGGATACACAATGTGCCCTCCTTGCCCACCTACCGAATGCGCCCATATGTG ggGGCCATCTTTGATAAGTTCGATAGAGGATACATGCTTACATAGTTCATTGCGGCAACCTGCACTTGGTCTTATATATATTATCATAATTTCTGATGCTTCTGCCTTGATTTCCTATAAATTGAAGTATGAGTCTGTTAAAAAGGATAATATAAGCAATTCTGTCATGTTTgcggatgatgatgatgaattgCCTTTCTCGCATGACGCTGAAGAAAAGTCTCAGAGCTGTTGGAACGACTTCAATGTTCTGAACAAGTTGGCAAGCCGGGAATGCAAGGATTGGAAATGCATCCCTTTGCTATGGTATCTTACAATGGTTCAGTTGGAACCCTCTAAGCTACCCATAGCATTTTCAAAAGCAGTCCTTTGGGGATTGTCTCATATATCTGTTTTAGAGCCTGGGTTAGCTACAGAGTCGTCGGTGCCTGTGAATGTTTGGTTATCATCACATGTCGGAGAAGTTTCCTCAACATTTACATGGCAAGTTCCAAATGGTGCTGATGATGGTGGAAGTGGGAAGGATTGTATCAATACCCTCAAGGTGTCACAGTTTTGCGTTCTCTTATTGAAAGTATTTAAAAG ATTATCCATTCATGTCATGACACAAATTGAACAACGTGGGCTCCAAAAGCAATGGACTTGGGAACCAATGATGGGAGAAAGCTTGATATTGGTGCTAGTTGATAATAATGAT GATGTGCGGCAAGTTGGGAGGGCTATCTTGGAACATGTATCCCAAGCACGGGGTCTGACTTCTGGGCTTCAATTTTTGTGCTCGAGTGCATCTTCACTCTCTGCTGTTTTTCTGGGTCTAAGATATGCAGTTCAACtg GTGGGAACGAGATCAGTTTTGGCAGATTTTCATACTTTCCATCACCTGTTTTTTGTCATGTGCAAACTACTTAAGGAGGTTGTTGCTCAAAAACCTCCAGTTGCACAGCCAGGGAAACCTTCAGAAGGGGGTTTCCTGCGGCAACCCTATTCAAGCGTGCTAGGTAGCCCACCAGAACATGTTGTGGATGTTACTAACTGGGAGAAGTTCTGCACTTTGCTTTCTGCAACTCTCTGGCCTTTCATTTCCACATGCTTGAGAGAAGGAAAGGAGCTAATAGGTACCAAACAGTGTCAG ATATCTTGTGTCCGTTTGCTTGAGTTGCTTCCTCTGGTGTATGAGAGGGTCAGTATAAATTGTCGGACCCAATCTTGCAGTATGACGACAATGTTTCAGGACCCTATGGATATTGCATGGTTTCTTCACTTGATCCACTGGGGAAAATCATCTCTCCTTGTGATTATCAGACATTGGAAACAGTGCGTGCTCTCTTTATTGAAAGAACTTAAAGGTTCATATAGTGGTACTGGTACCATTCAGCGCTACATTGAAGATCTTGACAATATCATTTCGCATG ATGCAGTCAATATTGATGAACTTGAAGAGAGTGTTTCAAATCTTAAACTTGCACTGTCCAAGGAGGCTCCTGCAACAGTTAAAAGGGGAGAGTTAATTGATGCACCGATGTTCAAAGAACCAATTGTTAGTGTCCCTTCTCCAGTTCAGGGGAGACATACTGGCATGGACAATGTTGTGAATGTTGAAAGCACAAAGCCCTCCTGTTCACCAGATATTCACGAAATAATACTCCTTTCAGATAGTGAAGATAATTTAGCGGCTGCGGATGTGTCCAGTGAGGAGGTCTTATCATCAGTTATGGAGAATGATGCATCAACTACTTCCAATACGTCGAAAGAAGTTAAGCGTCCAGAACAAAGAATGCTGACTGAAGCTAGACACGTGCCTTTAAAACCGCAGATATCCACTCCAGCTAGTAATATTAGTGCTTCTTCTAGACCCATATCAACAGATAGTAGGGGCAACATTGCTGCCTCAAAACGTTTAGATGGAATGAAAAAGATGAGGCTTCCAACAAATGCAAATAATAATTCCTTTTTACCAAAATTGGTTAAATCATCTGTTAGTGGCACTTCTCAACCACAGCGTCCAAATTTGTCATCAGGTACAGAAAAATTTAAGTCAATCTTCAgggatatatctgatgatgaagatgatccTTTGGATCATGCACTTGATAATTTCCAAAAGCCACAAATCCCTTCAGCAAAGCCTAGTATATTAGTTCCTAAGAGACAAGTTGTTCAGCTTCCAGTGCCTGTTGGAAGAAGACAAGGTTCTGGCTGTAAGGTTACAAGTACACGACGGCTTCAGCCACCTAAATTGGGTAGCTGGTTTAAAAATATATTGGAAATGGACTACTTTACTGTTGTTGGGTTATCTTCTTCTGAAGTAGTAAAAATGCCTGCTTTAAAAGAAATTCCTGTATGCTTTGATTCACAAGCTCAATATGTTGAGATTTTCCAGCCACTAGTTCTGGAAGAGTTTAAGGCTCAGTTGCAGAATTCTTATGTTGAGACCCCTCTTGATGACATGATTTGTGGATGCATATCTATCCTGTCCGTTGAAAGAGTTGATGAATTCCTTATCGTCCGTGCCCGCCCTGAGAATAGTCAGTCTATCAAATTTAAAGGCTGCATGGAGAATGATTTAATACTACTCACGAAAGATTCACTGAAGGACCCAGAACAGCAAGTCCATGTGCTCGGGAAG GTGGAGAGGCGTGAGAGTGATAAAAATAAGGCATTGATTTTTGTGATAAAGTTCTTTCTTTCTAGTAACAATGCACGTCTAAATAAAGCGAAACGACTTCTTGTTGAAAGAAGTAAGTGGTTCTTAAATCGGGTTATGAGCATGACCCCTCAAATTCGTGAATTCAGTGCTCTCTCATCGTTAAATGATATCCCAGTGCTTCCAGCAATCTTGAATCCTGTTTCTTGTGCTGAAAGCTATCATAAATCTGGAAAAGTGCATCTTGATCGACTAGCACACCCTTTGAGGAAAGTATTGAAATCATCATACAATGAAAGTCAGCTCCAAGCTGTAAGCATTGCCATTGGATCAACAAGCTCTAAAACAAAATTTGACCTCTCCCTTATTCAGGGCCCTCCAG GTACAGGTAAAACAAGGACAATCGTAGCAATTGTAAGTGCTCTGCTATCTGTACATGCAGATAACTCTTACAAGTTATCAAGAAATGAATCTGTGAATAGTACTGATTCTACCAAGCCAAGAGCAAAGATTAGTGAATCTGCTGCTGTAACTAGAGCTTGGCAGGATGCAGCCCTTGCTAAACAATTGGAAAAGGATTCTCAGACAGAATGTCCTGGAACGACAGAGCGGTTTGCCAAAGGAAGGGCTTTAATTTGTGCGCAGTCAAATGCTGCAGTTGATGAGCTTGTGTCAAGACTCAGTGAGGGATTGTATGGTACTGATGGAAATATGTATAGGCCTTATATAGTGAGAGTTGGTAATGCGAAGACAGTTCATTCTAATTCATTGCCTTTCTTCATTGATACACTTGTGGAACAAAGATTGTCGGATGAACTGAAGACTAATAATGATGGCAAAAATTCATCTGATGGTGAATCCTCTAGTTCACTTAGGGCTAATTTGGAGAAGATCGTGGACAGAATTAGACATTATGAGTCAAGGCGAAAACTAATTGAGTCTGATAAAAGTGAAGATGGTTCTCCTGtagctgatgaagatgaggtcGATGAAGTTTCTGATGAAGCGCTTGGTGGAAAGCTTAACTTTTTGTATGCACAGAAAAGGAAAGTTTCTGCAGAACTTGCCACTGCTCACGcacgtgaaaaaaaaatagctgaTGAAAACAAGTTTCTAAAGCACAAGGTACGGAAGTCAATTCTTGGAGAAGCAGAAATTATTGTGACTACACTGAGTGGGTGCGGCGGTGACATTTATGGAGTTTGCTCAGAAACTGCTTCATCTAATAAATATGGGACTTTTTCGGAGCATGCTCTGTTTGATGTTGTTGTTATTGATGAAGCTGCACAG GCCCTTGAACCTGCAACACTGATTCCACTACAGCTTCTGAAGTCGAGAGGAACTAAATGCATAATG GTTGGTGATCCCAAGCAGCTACCTGCTACTGTGATGTCTGGATTGGCTAGCAAGTTTCTCTATGAGTGCAGCATGTTTGAACGCCTACAAAGAGCTGGTTACCCAGTGATTATGCTGACTAAACAG TATCGCATGCATCCAGAGATTAGCAGATTTCCATCTTTACATTTCTACGAAAATAAACTGCTTGATGGTGCTGAGATGGCTGAGAAATCAGCTTCATTCCATGATCATGATTATCTTGGTCCATACATGTTCTTTGATATTGCTGACGGTCGTGAACATTGTGGAAGGAATGCTGCTACACAGTCACTCTGTAACGAGTTTGAAGCTGATGCAGCTCTTGAAATACTTACTTTTTTAAAGAAAAG ATATCCGTTGGAGTTCTCCTCTAGGAAAATAGGGATCATTACTCCATATAGAAGCCAGCTCTCTCTACTGCGTTCAAGGTTCACTTCTTATTTTGGGCCTGAGATTGTTGCTGAGATGGAGATAAATACTGTGGATGGATTTCAAGGTCGTGAAGTTGATATCTTGGTGTTGTCAACTGTTAGAGCCTCTAATTCATCAGATGAGAGGCATCGCACTGGTGAAGCACGCAGTATTGGGTTTGTTGCAGATGTTAGACGCATGAATGTTGCACTGACACGTGCCAGGCTCTCTCTATGGATTGTTGGAAATGCAAGAACTTTGCGGATCAATTCACACTGGGATTCCTTAGTACGGAATGCTGAAGAGCGGAATCTGTTCATCTCAATTAAGCGGCCATATCGTTTGATATTTGAAGAGGTCCAACCTCATTCCAGAGATATACATGGTACTACTGGTAACTACCACACTAGTCATCTCAAGAAGAAGGATAACGGAAAGGCTGCTATGATGAGCTCAAAGAGAGTTGATGCTCGACTCCAGAAGGAGCAATCAACACATGCTGCCAGGAATGTAGAAAAAGATGGTAAAAGACctaaagaaaaatcaaaatgggcATCATGCTGGGACCAAAAGGTTCCTAGAGCTCAAGAGTCGAGTGTGAGATCTTTTGTAGACAGGTCAGAAAAGCAGAATAGTAATATGAGATCCACCAAGAGCTCATGGCAAGAAAACACTGATCAGGATTCTGTGATGAGAAACCAAATGGAGGTTAAAAAGTCGACTGTGCATAATGATAATCATCTGGAGCTTTCTAAAGGCTTGGCAAAAGGGGGCTCTCTTGAAGGCTCCAGTGTTAGAAGGCAGATGGAATTGAATATACCTGTGGAGCAGAATGTTTGCAAGGAAACTAACAAGGCCTCGTCAAACCAAGACTTGTTTCAGAATCCGAAGGGCTCATTGAAACATGGTCTCGACTTGAAATCAGCAAGTAAGAAAGATGATGTTTCTCCACCAGCAGTTCCTGATCTGCAGAAGTTGATACAAACGGCTAAAGGTGCAAGGAAGTTTTCTGAGAAGCCTAGATGTGATAATCCAAATAAAGTGGGTCGCTCAGTGAAACATGATGGAATTTTGGATCCAGCAAATAAGAATGGTGCTTGTCCACCAACAAATCCTGATACGAAGATGGCTGATAAGGCCAAGAGGAGGAGGTTCTCCGAGGAACCAAGACCTGGGAATCCAACACAAGTGGATCCCTCACGTCCATCTCATTTCAATGAAGCAAGTAGCCATGTGCCAGAACTCAAGAAAAGCCAATCCACTAAATTAACTAGTAAAAATGATTTAATTGCAGAAAGAAAACGACAACGTGAGGATGTCGATTCTTTGCTTTCTTCAGCTCTTATATCATCATCCACTCATCGtaccaagaaaaagaaatga